From a single Lolium rigidum isolate FL_2022 chromosome 7, APGP_CSIRO_Lrig_0.1, whole genome shotgun sequence genomic region:
- the LOC124678432 gene encoding probable E3 ubiquitin-protein ligase BAH1-like 1 isoform X2 gives MKFTKKYETYMRGIRVEEELPGVGLKRLKKMLKKCRSNLSSHHQTVSSSSADAAGSGSQCAGHCSVCDGSFFPSLLDEMSAVVGCFNEKAKKLLELHLASGFKKYAMWFTNRCHKGHGQLIQQGKDLVTYAIINAVAMRKILKKYDKIHYSKQGQEFKAQAQSLHIEILQSPWLSELMAFYMNLRRSKKNEAGMELFRDCTLTFDNDQPTLSCNLFDSMRVDISLTCSICLDTMFDPVSLSCGHIFCYLCCCSAASVTIVDGLKSAHHKSKCPLCRQAGVFPNSVHLDELNMLLSYSCPEYWEKRMQLERVERVRLAKEHWESQCRAFLGI, from the exons ATGAAGTTCACGAAGAAGTACGAGACGTACATGCGGGGGATCAGGGTGGAGGAGGAGCTCCCCGGCGTGGGGCTCAAGCGCCTCAAGAAGATGCTCAAGAAATGCCGCTCCAACCTCAGCTCGCACCACCAaacggtctcctcctcctcggccgacGCTGCCGGCAGTGGCAGCCAGTGCGCCGGCCATTGCTCAG TATGTGATGGGAGTTTCTTTCCATCCCTTCTCGACGAGATgtcagccgttgttggctgcttcAACGAGAAGGCCAAGAAGCTTCTTGAACTACACTTGGCATCAGGTTTCAAGAAATATGCCATGTGGTTCACCAACAGATGTCACAAGGGCCATGGGCAATTGATACAGCAGGGCAAAGACTTGGTTACATATGCCATTATAAACGCTGTGGCAATGAGGAAAATTCTAAAGAAGTATGACAAG ATACATTATTCGAAGCAAGGGCAGGAGTTCAAAGCTCAAGCCCAAAGCCTGCACATTGAGATACTTCAGTCCCCATGGCTGTCTGAGCTTATGGCTTTCTACATGAACCTGAGAAGGAGCAAGAAGAACGAGGCTGGGATGGAGCTCTTTCGTGACTGTACGCTCACATTTGACAATGACCAGCCTACGCTTTCATGCAACCTCTTTGACTCTATGCGCGTTGACATTAGCTTGACGTGTTCAATTTGCTTG GACACAATGTTTGACCCCGTCTCTCTCTCTTGTGGCCACATATTTTGCTACTTGTGCTGTTGTTCTGCTGCATCGGTAACGATTGTTGATGGGCTGAAGTCTGCACATCACAAATCAAAGTGCCCTTTGTGCCGACAG GCTGGGGTCTTTCCTAATTCTGTACACTTGGATGAGCTGAACATGTTACTAAGCTATAG TTGCCCAGAGTACTGGGAGAAGAGAATGCAGCTGGAGCGAGTTGAGCGTGTTCGCCTGGCGAAGGAGCATTGGGAGTCCCAATGCAGAGCATTTTTGGGCATCTGA
- the LOC124678432 gene encoding probable E3 ubiquitin-protein ligase BAH1-like 1 isoform X1, which produces MKFTKKYETYMRGIRMEEELPGVGLKRLKKMLKKCRSELASHHQTASSATAATTTDAPGGVRCAGHCSVCDGSFFPSLLDEMSAVVGCFNEKAKKLLELHLASGFKKYAMWFTNRCHKGHGQLIQQGKDLVTYAIINAVAMRKILKKYDKIHYSKQGQEFKAQAQSLHIEILQSPWLSELMAFYMNLRRSKKNEAGMELFRDCTLTFDNDQPTLSCNLFDSMRVDISLTCSICLDTMFDPVSLSCGHIFCYLCCCSAASVTIVDGLKSAHHKSKCPLCRQAGVFPNSVHLDELNMLLSYSCPEYWEKRMQLERVERVRLAKEHWESQCRAFLGI; this is translated from the exons atgaAGTTCACCAAGAAGTACGAGACGTACATGCGGGGAATCAGGATGGAGGAGGAGCTCCCCGGCGTGGGGCTCAAGCGCCTCAAGAAGATGCTCAAGAAATGCCGCTCCGAGCTCGCCTCGCACCACCAAACGGCAtcttccgccaccgccgccaccaccaccgacgCTCCCGGCGGTGTCCGCTGCGCCGGCCATTGCTCAG TATGTGATGGGAGTTTCTTTCCATCCCTTCTCGACGAGATgtcagccgttgttggctgcttcAACGAGAAGGCCAAGAAGCTTCTTGAACTACACTTGGCATCAGGTTTCAAGAAATATGCCATGTGGTTCACCAACAGATGTCACAAGGGCCATGGGCAATTGATACAGCAGGGCAAAGACTTGGTTACATATGCCATTATAAACGCTGTGGCAATGAGGAAAATTCTAAAGAAGTATGACAAG ATACATTATTCGAAGCAAGGGCAGGAGTTCAAAGCTCAAGCCCAAAGCCTGCACATTGAGATACTTCAGTCCCCATGGCTGTCTGAGCTTATGGCTTTCTACATGAACCTGAGAAGGAGCAAGAAGAACGAGGCTGGGATGGAGCTCTTTCGTGACTGTACGCTCACATTTGACAATGACCAGCCTACGCTTTCATGCAACCTCTTTGACTCTATGCGCGTTGACATTAGCTTGACGTGTTCAATTTGCTTG GACACAATGTTTGACCCCGTCTCTCTCTCTTGTGGCCACATATTTTGCTACTTGTGCTGTTGTTCTGCTGCATCGGTAACGATTGTTGATGGGCTGAAGTCTGCACATCACAAATCAAAGTGCCCTTTGTGCCGACAG GCTGGGGTCTTTCCTAATTCTGTACACTTGGATGAGCTGAACATGTTACTAAGCTATAG TTGCCCAGAGTACTGGGAGAAGAGAATGCAGCTGGAGCGAGTTGAGCGTGTTCGCCTGGCGAAGGAGCATTGGGAGTCCCAATGCAGAGCATTTTTGGGCATCTGA
- the LOC124672974 gene encoding putative ubiquitin-like-specific protease 1B: MPRAPAGHRCGGKRPIGGAHRTNSPTSRRRLPLPSHLLADGPFSLRFALTAAPHRPRKRRSHPGPCPRLPAPSHFLAVRPFSLRFALTTAPHRPRKRRTGGASHPAPCPRRRRSRVVDLRQFLALGPFALRYVLAGGASASCRRRKASFSLIDIMGCTFSRASRVYKKAVEGLREVGDLSANQVQADKADAARRGIGDWTNIRSEEVPSYKPKEDLPELFTALTNEEESLVHYYLYGSGHSKERLVLHESSNIEITREKLWCLRPRGWLNDEVINFYLELLKERAKREPTRFLKCHFFNTFFYKKLAGGKTGYDYESVRRWTTLNKLGYALMDCDKIFIPIHRDLHWCLAVINMKEKTYEYLDSFGVMDFDVLRILATYIMDEVKDKSNIELDVSSWQDVSVPLCMQHNGWDCGMFMLKFIDFHSRGVSPSFSQEDMEYFRKRTAKEILRLKAE; encoded by the exons ATGCCCCGTGCACCCGCAGGCCACCGCTGCGGCGGCAAGCGGCCCATCGGCGGCGCTCACCGGACCAACTCCCCGActtcccgccgccgccttcccctccCCAGTCACTTGCTCGCCGACGGTCCCTTCAGCCTCCGCTTCGCCCTCACCGCCGCGCCCCACCGCCCCCGCAAGCGCCGCAGTCACCCCGGCCCCTGCCCCCGCCTTCCCGCCCCCAGCCACTTCCTCGCCGTCCGTCCCTTCAGCCTCCGCTTCGCCCTCACCACCGCGCCCCACCGCCCCCGCAAGCGCCGCACCGGCGGCGCCAGTCACCCCGCCCCCTGTCCCCGCCGCCGCAGAAGCCGTGTTGTCGAcctccgccaattcctcgccctcGGCCCATTCGCCCTCCGTTACGTCCTCGCGGGCGGCGCATCGGCCTCTTGCCGCCGCCGGAAGGCCTCCTTCTCCTTGATAGACATCATGGGCTGCACCTTCTCGCGGGCCTCGAGGGTATACAAGAAAGCTGTCGAGGGGTTGCGGGAGGTGGGAGATCTCAGTGCCAATCAGGTTCAAGCGGACAAGGCTGATGCGGCCAGGAGGGGTATTGGCGATTGGACCAACATTAGATCGGAGGAGGTGCCCAGCTATAAGCCCAAAGAG GATCTGCCTGAATTATTTACAGCTCTCACAAACGAAGAAGAAAGTTTAGTACACTACTATTTGTATGGTAGTGGTCACAG TAAAGAAAGATTAGTACTGCATGAGTCTTCAAATATCGAGATTACCAGAGAGAAACTATGGTGCTTGAGGCCTCGTGGTTGGTTAAACGACGAG GTCATCAATTTTTACCTAGAATTGTTAAAGGAGAGGGCAAAAAGAGAACCCACAAGATTTTTAAAATGCCACTTCTTTAACACATTCTTCTATAAGAAG CTTGCTGGTGGAAAAACTGGTTATGACTATGAATCTGTCAGAAGATGGACAACCCTCAACAAGTTGGGTTATGCGCTAATGGACTGTGATAAA ATATTTATTCCAATTCACAGAGATTTACATTGGTGCTTGGCAGTTATTAACATGAAGGAAAAAACTTATGAATATCTTGATTCTTTTGGTGTCATGGACTTTGATGTACTGAGAATACTG GCTACATAtattatggatgaagtgaaggacAAGAGTAACATAGAGTTAGACGTTAGTTCTTGGCAGGATGTATCAGTTCCTCTTTGTATGCAACATAATGG ATGGGATTGCGGTATGTTCATGCTCAAGTTCATCGATTTCCACAGCCGAGGTGTCAGTCCATCTTTTAGTCAG GAAGACATGGAATATTTTAGGAAGCGTACAGCAAAGGAGATCCTGAGATTAAAAGCTGAGTAA